In the Theobroma cacao cultivar B97-61/B2 chromosome 1, Criollo_cocoa_genome_V2, whole genome shotgun sequence genome, one interval contains:
- the LOC18612512 gene encoding uncharacterized protein LOC18612512, whose amino-acid sequence MLGRSGLSRTGSFRPENLGQNALHMIGNLCFTLFVVGVLVFTIIAATYQPEDPLFHPSTKITTFLTSTSNATFQSDNTVVRTGEDFMAANQTAFATFINVTDVVEIKEATTDGTSSSGCEGDSKGPLNCKDPEVFHLMMKVAIEQFKDIHFYRFGKPAPGPEENTCDMAWRFRPKEGKTAAFYKDYRRFVINRLENCTLSVVSIGDYHSGVNARKKKNKNQKPGFEKTSGRQEQGAVSLPVVGETVNDSLPVVESENAFRHGKYLIYVGGGDRCKSMNHYLWSFLCALGEAQYLNRTLVMDLTLCLSSIYTSSNQDEEGKDFRFYFDFEHLKEAASVLDQEQFWQDWNKWQKKDGLSLHLVEDFRVTPMKLSEVKDSLIMRKFGSVEPDNYWYRVCEGETESIVQRPWHLVWKSRRLMDIVSAIASRLNWDYDSVHIVRGEKVRNRDLWPNLAQDTSPDALISTLQNKIEDGRNVYIATNEPDTSFFEPLKDKYSTHFLNDYKDLWDENSEWYSETTKLNNGVPVEFDGYMRVSVDTEVFLRGKKQIETFNDLTNDCKDGVNTCNRAAS is encoded by the coding sequence ATGTTGGGTCGTTCTGGGTTGTCTAGAACTGGAAGCTTTAGGCCAGAGAATCTAGGACAAAATGCTTTACATATGATTGGCAATCTTTGTTTCACTCTATTTGTAGTAGGTGTCCTAGTTTTCACTATTATAGCTGCTACTTATCAGCCAGAGGACCCTCTTTTCCACCCTTCCACAAAGATCACAACTTTCCTCACTTCCACATCTAATGCCACATTTCAATCTGATAACACGGTTGTTAGAACCGGAGAGGACTTTATGGCCGCCAACCAGACTGCATTTGCCACTTTTATCAATGTGACAGATGTAGTAGAAATCAAAGAGGCGACTACAGATGGAACTAGTTCATCTGGATGTGAAGGTGATTCGAAAGGACCACTCAATTGTAAGGACCCGGAAGTATTCCATTTGATGATGAAAGTGGCAATCGAGCAATTTAAGGATATACATTTTTATCGGTTTGGGAAGCCGGCTCCTGGCCCCGAGGAGAATACTTGCGATATGGCATGGCGCTTTAGGCCTAAGGAAGGGAAGACAGCTGCTTTTTATAAGGATTATAGGCGGTTTGTGATTAATAGATTGGAGAATTGTACGCTTAGTGTGGTGAGCATTGGAGATTATCATTCAGGTGTGAATgcaaggaagaagaaaaataagaatcaAAAGCCTGGATTTGAGAAGACGTCTGGTAGGCAGGAGCAAGGTGCGGTGTCTTTGCCTGTTGTTGGGGAAACAGTGAATGATTCACTCCCGGTGGTTGAGTCTGAGAATGCATTTAGACATGGGAAGTACTTGATTTATGTGGGTGGTGGAGATAGGTGCAAGAGCATGAACCATTATTTGTGGAGTTTCTTATGTGCATTGGGTGAGGCGCAGTATTTGAATCGAACTCTGGTTATGGATTTGACCCTTTGTTTGTCTTCAATTTACACCTCATCAAATCAGGATGAGGAAGGGAAAGACTTTAGGttttactttgattttgaGCATCTGAAGGAGGCAGCATCCGTGTTGGATCAGGAGCAGTTTTGGCAAGATTGGAATAAATGGCAAAAGAAAGATGGGTTGAGTCTTCATCTTGTTGAAGATTTTAGGGTGACGCCAATGAAGCTGTCCGAGGTGAAGGATTCTTTGATTATGAGAAAGTTTGGATCTGTGGAGCCAGATAATTACTGGTACAGGGTTTGTGAAGGAGAGACAGAATCTATTGTTCAAAGGCCATGGCATCTGGTATGGAAATCAAGAAGGTTGATGGATATAGTGTCAGCAATTGCATCAAGGTTGAACTGGGATTATGATTCTGTTCACATTGTAAGAGGGGAGAAGGTGAGGAACAGGGATCTGTGGCCTAATCTTGCGCAAGATACCTCACCTGATGCACTTATCTCAACCTTGCAGAATAAGATTGAAGATGGGAGGAACGTGTATATTGCAACAAATGAACCTGATACATCCTTCTTTGAACCTTTGAAAGACAAATATTCCACTCATTTTCTTAATGACTATAAGGATCTTTGGGATGAGAACAGTGAGTGGTATTCAGAGACAACCAAGCTGAACAATGGAGTTCCAGTTGAATTTGATGGGTACATGAGGGTCTCTGTCGATACAGAAGTTTTCTTGAGAGGGAAGAAGCAGATTGAGACTTTCAATGATCTAACTAACGATTGCAAAGATGGTGTTAACACCTGCAATAGAGCAGCCAGTTAA
- the LOC18612511 gene encoding U-box domain-containing protein 15 — MGHDQEEEETPPATPTTTASTDSKDQEEETWNHQKQTLILELSEKLINGDLQAKIEAARDIRRVVRKSTVKTRSKFAAAGVIQPLVFMLLSPNLDAREASLLALLNLAVRNERNKVNIVTAGAVPPLVELLKFQNSGLRELATAAILTLSAAAPNKPTIAASGAAPLLVQILRSGSVQGKVDAVTALHNLSTCKENSIPILDAKAVSPLINLLKECKKYSKFAEKATALLEILSKSEEGRVAITDSDGGILTLVETVEDGSLFSTQHAVGALLSLCQSCREKYRELILKEGAIPGLLRLTVEGTSIAQERARTLLDLLRDTPQEKKLASSVLEKIVYDIATRVDGADKAAETAKRLLEDMVQRSMELSMNRIQHRAASCTPAKVPSA, encoded by the exons atgggtcATGACCAAGAGGAGGAGGAGACACCACCAGCAACCCCAACGACCACCGCCAGCACCGACAGCAAAGaccaagaagaagaaacttgGAACCACCAGAAACAAACCCTCATACTAGAGCTTTCGGAGAAGCTCATAAATGGAGATCTTCAGGCCAAGATTGAAGCTGCTAGAGATATAAGAAGAGTGGTCAGAAAATCAACTGTTAAGACGCGTTCAAAGTTTGCTGCTGCTGGTGTTATTCAGCCTcttgttttcatgcttttgtctCCTAATCTTGATGCACGTGAAGCTTCTCTTCTTGCTCTCCTCAACCTTGCTGTTAGAAATGAAAG AAACAAGGTCAATATAGTGACAGCAGGGGCTGTCCCTCCTCTTGTAGAGCTtctcaaatttcaaaacaGTGGTTTGCGAGAATTGGCCACAGCAGCAATATTAACGCTCTCAGCTGCTGCACCTAACAAGCCCACAATTGCAGCCTCTGGGGCTGCACCCCTTCTGGTTCAAATCCTTAGGTCTGGAAGTGTTCAAGGAAAAGTTGATGCTGTTACTGCTTTACACAACCTATCGACCTGCAAAGAGAATTCAATTCCTATTCTTGATGCTAAAGCAGTTTCCCCACTTATCAACCTACTCAAAGAATGCAAGAAATATTCCAAGTTTGCTGAAAAAGCAACAGCCCTTCTTGAAATCCTTTCTAAATCTGAAGAAGGGCGAGTTGCAATCACTGATTCAGATGGTGGGATTTTAACCTTGGTAGAGACTGTTGAAGATGGCTCTCTTTTCAGCACACAGCATGCTGTTGGAGCTTTGCTTTCTTTGTGCCAGAGCTGCCGAGAAAAATATAGGGAACTCATTCTTAAAGAAGGTGCAATCCCAGGGCTTCTGCGACTGACTGTAGAGGGCACGAGCATAGCTCAAGAAAGAGCTCGTACTCTCTTGGATTTGCTCAGAGATACTCCTCAGGAAAAGAAATTGGCTTCCTCGGTTCTGGAGAAAATCGTGTATGATATTGCTACCCGTGTAGATGGAGCAGATAAAGCTGCTGAAACTGCCAAGAGGTTACTGGAAGATATGGTTCAAAGAAGTATGGAACTCAGCATGAATCGTATCCAACATAGGGCTGCATCTTGCACACCTGCCAAAGTTCCATCTGCATGA
- the LOC18612509 gene encoding GBF-interacting protein 1-like isoform X2 — MSGGGFRVSSIPNSVRKTIQNIKEITGNHSEDEIYAMLKECSMDPNETAQRLLLQDPFREVKRKRDRKKESLNNKESAEPRWRSGSQGRGSRGGRGNFSPRYTAPEAGGSKSSGSGRDNGTNQVGEKGSGQSLSTSQETKLKESTLVASPVPVMANGPTGVVAEISSSRSRNAAKQPEENSSVGNNELGTAPSPVDAINKPTIAFGSGDISGQPTASSSDCSTLTIPVSSSAICFSSSDPVLVPSCDSRLPGTLGTIKREVGSHRASTELNVPTDNNLASATEISSSFMQGKMPGKSSGVVKNSLSESSQPSSTSTYGGSSGSRPSSNYSARSQQILGPQKVGSNKEWKPKPISSNAGQGSGTAGASEVPTISLEANAQSQPVSSILDSEEATSKLQKKLEELHLPQRQHVIIPNHIHVPESERSKLSFGSFDACFGVTSTYVGVQESDKSSTPLSETSQDVDETAEEQASSNQNSLATAEEGDYTDHPPSPTHAPENMSGEGDVSSSVPEYNENKQENALFSGGHQYSVVHTSPNYSFGIVPPILSPFENSESQAREVSRLPSFVVQQPFDPATYYAQFYRSSVDNDGRVSPFPSPGVATKYNGNVAVLPPQTSQSPQEGGNSLVLTTASPTPLVTQAAGLMQSSISVTQQPVPVYRSPAGVHLPHYPPNYIQYAPFYSPFYVPSPAIHQFINNGAFPQQPQAGAVYPSAPAVPTTGVKFSLPQFKPGSNTANSTHIGMPSAYGPYGSSPAGYNPSSTATAGNSTTNEDLGASQFKESNVYITGQQSEGSAVWIAPPGRDMSSLPASSFYSLPPQGQNVTFAPTQVAPGSFAGIYHPQAVTAAAVHPLLQQAQTMAGAVDMVGPAAGVYQQPQHAQMNWPSNY, encoded by the exons atGAGCGGTGGGGGGTTTAGGGTTTCATCAATCCCAAACAGCGTGAGGAAAACGATCCAAAACATAAAGGAGATCACGGGTAATCATAGTGAAGATGAGATTTATGCAATGCTTAAAGAATGTTCTATGGATCCCAATGAAACCGCTCAGAGGCTCCTCCTTCAGG ATCCTTTTCGTGAGGTCAAAAGAAAACGTGACAGGAAAAAAGAG AGTTTGAACAACAAAGAGTCTGCAGAGCCTCGGTGGAGATCTGGTTCACAGGGAAGGGGAAGTAGGGGTGGCCGGGGGAACTTCTCTCCTCGTTACACAGCACCTG AGGCTGGTGGCTCCAAGAGTTCTGGTTCTGGGAGAGATAATGGAACCAATCAAGTTGGAGAGAAAGGCAGTGGTCAATCCTTGTCAACCTCTCAGGAGACAAAACTTAAAGAATCTACTCTGGTAGCCAG cCCTGTACCTGTCATGGCCAATGGTCCTACTGGTGTAGTGGCTGAAATCTCCTCTTCACGTTCAAGAAATGCTGCAAAACAACCTGAAGAAAATTCATCCGTTGGCAACAATGAGCTTGGGACTGCACCATCCCCTGTTGATGCAATAAACAAACCCACCATTGCATTTGGAAGTGGGGACATAAGCGGGCAGCCTACAGCAAGCTCTAGTGACTGCTCCACATTGACTATTCCAGTGTCTTCATCAGCAATCTGCTTCTCATCTTCGGACCCTGTACTAGTTCCATCTTGTGATTCTCGGCTCCCTGGCACTTTGGGCACAATCAAACGCGAAGTGGGAAGCCACCGGGCTTCCACTGAACTAAATGTCCCTACTGACAACAATTTAGCTTCTG CTACTGAGATTAGTAGCTCTTTCATGCAAGGAAAGATGCCAGGCAAATCCTCAGGAGTAGTGAAAAATTCGCTGAGTGAGTCTTCCCAACCTTCATCGACATCAACCTATGGTGGTTCTTCAGGGAGTCGGCCGTCATCCAACTATAGTGCCCGCTCACAACAAATACTTGGCCCTCAGAAAG TTGGTTCTAATAAGGAGTGGAAACCTAAGCCAATCAGCTCTAATGCTGGGCAAGGTTCTGGAACAGCTGGTGCATCTGAAGTTCCTACTATTTCACTTGAAGCCAATGCTCAGTCTCAGCCTGTTTCAAGTATTCTTGATTCAGAAGAAGCAACTTCAAAATTGCAGAAGAAGCTGGAAGAGTTACATCTCCCACAACGGCAACATGTTATAATTCCAAACCATATCCATGTCCCTGAATCTGAAAGATCCAAGCTGAGTTTTGGAAGTTTTGATGCTTGTTTTGGAGTAACATCGACCTATGTTGGTGTTCAGGAGAGCGATAAGAGTTCTACACCTTTGTCTGAAACTTCACAGGACGTTGATGAAACTGCAGAGGAACAGGCTTCAAG CAATCAAAATTCATTGGCAACTGCTGAAGAAGGAGATTACACTGATCATCCACCATCACCTACACATGCACCTGAAAATATGTCTGGTGAGGGTGATGTCTCTAGTTCCGTTCCAGAGTATAATGAAAACAAGCAGGAGAATGCATTGTTCTCTGGAGGTCACCAATACTCTGTGGTCCATACATCTCCTAACTACAGTTTTGGTATTGTGCCTCCAATATTATCACCGTTTGAAAACTCTGAATCTCAAGCACGTGAAGTTTCTCGCCTTCCAAGCTTTGTT GTTCAACAACCATTTGATCCAGCAACTTATTATGCCCAATTCTACCGTTCAAGTGTTGATAATGATGGTCGTGTTTCTCCCTTTCCTTCTCCTGGAGTTGCCACAAAATACAATGGAAATGTTGCGGTACTGCCTCCACAGACTTCTCAGTCTCCTCAAGAG GGTGGAAACTCTTTGGTACTGACTACGGCAAGTCCAACTCCTCTAGTGACTCAAGCTGCTGGGCTGATGCAAAGTTCTATCTCTGTGACTCAGCAACCAGTCCCTGTCTACCGCTCACCAGCTGGGGTGCATTTACCACATTATCCTCCAAACTACATTCAGTATGCCCCCTTTTACTCCCCTTTCTATGTTCCTTCTCCTGCCATCCACCAATTTATAAACAATGGCGCATTTCCTCAACAACCTCAAGCTGGTGCTGTTTATCCTTCTGCGCCAGCGGTGCCTACTACAGGAGTCAAATTTTCGCTTCCTCAATTTAAACCTGGAAGTAATACAGCAAATTCTACTCATATTGGAATGCCAAGTGCTTATGGGCCATATGGCTCTTCCCCAGCAGGTTATAATCCCAGTTCTACTGCAACAGCTGGGAACTCAACAACAAATGAGGATCTTGGTGCATCTCAGTTCAAGGAAAGCAATGTCTACATCACCGGGCAGCAG AGTGAAGGTTCAGCTGTATGGATTGCTCCTCCTGGTCGAGACATGTCCAGCCTGCCAGCAAGTTCATTCTATAGCCTTCCCCCTCAGGGTCAGAATGTAACTTTTGCTCCAACACAGGTTGCTCCTGGCTCCTTTGCTGGTATCTATCATCCACAAGCAGTAACGGCAGCAGCTGTTCATCCTCTTCTACAACAGGCTCAGACTATGGCTGGAGCTGTTGATATGGTGGGACCTGCTGCCGGTGTCTATCAGCAGCCTCAACACGCGCAGATGAACTGGCCTAGTAACTATTAA
- the LOC18612509 gene encoding GBF-interacting protein 1-like isoform X3, whose protein sequence is MSGGGFRVSSIPNSVRKTIQNIKEITGNHSEDEIYAMLKECSMDPNETAQRLLLQDPFREVKRKRDRKKESLNNKESAEPRWRSGSQGRGSRGGRGNFSPRYTAPEAGGSKSSGSGRDNGTNQVGEKGSGQSLSTSQETKLKESTLVASPVPVMANGPTGVVAEISSSRSRNAAKQPEENSSVGNNELGTAPSPVDAINKPTIAFGSGDISGQPTASSSDCSTLTIPVSSSAICFSSSDPVLVPSCDSRLPGTLGTIKREVGSHRASTELNVPTDNNLASAATEISSSFMQGKMPGKSSGVVKNSLSESSQPSSTSTYGGSSGSRPSSNYSARSQQILGPQKVGSNKEWKPKPISSNAGQGSGTAGASEVPTISLEANAQSQPVSSILDSEEATSKLQKKLEELHLPQRQHVIIPNHIHVPESERSKLSFGSFDACFGVTSTYVGVQESDKSSTPLSETSQDVDETAEEQASSNQNSLATAEEGDYTDHPPSPTHAPENMSGEGDVSSSVPEYNENKQENALFSGGHQYSVVHTSPNYSFGIVPPILSPFENSESQAREVSRLPSFVVQQPFDPATYYAQFYRSSVDNDGRVSPFPSPGVATKYNGNVAGGNSLVLTTASPTPLVTQAAGLMQSSISVTQQPVPVYRSPAGVHLPHYPPNYIQYAPFYSPFYVPSPAIHQFINNGAFPQQPQAGAVYPSAPAVPTTGVKFSLPQFKPGSNTANSTHIGMPSAYGPYGSSPAGYNPSSTATAGNSTTNEDLGASQFKESNVYITGQQSEGSAVWIAPPGRDMSSLPASSFYSLPPQGQNVTFAPTQVAPGSFAGIYHPQAVTAAAVHPLLQQAQTMAGAVDMVGPAAGVYQQPQHAQMNWPSNY, encoded by the exons atGAGCGGTGGGGGGTTTAGGGTTTCATCAATCCCAAACAGCGTGAGGAAAACGATCCAAAACATAAAGGAGATCACGGGTAATCATAGTGAAGATGAGATTTATGCAATGCTTAAAGAATGTTCTATGGATCCCAATGAAACCGCTCAGAGGCTCCTCCTTCAGG ATCCTTTTCGTGAGGTCAAAAGAAAACGTGACAGGAAAAAAGAG AGTTTGAACAACAAAGAGTCTGCAGAGCCTCGGTGGAGATCTGGTTCACAGGGAAGGGGAAGTAGGGGTGGCCGGGGGAACTTCTCTCCTCGTTACACAGCACCTG AGGCTGGTGGCTCCAAGAGTTCTGGTTCTGGGAGAGATAATGGAACCAATCAAGTTGGAGAGAAAGGCAGTGGTCAATCCTTGTCAACCTCTCAGGAGACAAAACTTAAAGAATCTACTCTGGTAGCCAG cCCTGTACCTGTCATGGCCAATGGTCCTACTGGTGTAGTGGCTGAAATCTCCTCTTCACGTTCAAGAAATGCTGCAAAACAACCTGAAGAAAATTCATCCGTTGGCAACAATGAGCTTGGGACTGCACCATCCCCTGTTGATGCAATAAACAAACCCACCATTGCATTTGGAAGTGGGGACATAAGCGGGCAGCCTACAGCAAGCTCTAGTGACTGCTCCACATTGACTATTCCAGTGTCTTCATCAGCAATCTGCTTCTCATCTTCGGACCCTGTACTAGTTCCATCTTGTGATTCTCGGCTCCCTGGCACTTTGGGCACAATCAAACGCGAAGTGGGAAGCCACCGGGCTTCCACTGAACTAAATGTCCCTACTGACAACAATTTAGCTTCTG CAGCTACTGAGATTAGTAGCTCTTTCATGCAAGGAAAGATGCCAGGCAAATCCTCAGGAGTAGTGAAAAATTCGCTGAGTGAGTCTTCCCAACCTTCATCGACATCAACCTATGGTGGTTCTTCAGGGAGTCGGCCGTCATCCAACTATAGTGCCCGCTCACAACAAATACTTGGCCCTCAGAAAG TTGGTTCTAATAAGGAGTGGAAACCTAAGCCAATCAGCTCTAATGCTGGGCAAGGTTCTGGAACAGCTGGTGCATCTGAAGTTCCTACTATTTCACTTGAAGCCAATGCTCAGTCTCAGCCTGTTTCAAGTATTCTTGATTCAGAAGAAGCAACTTCAAAATTGCAGAAGAAGCTGGAAGAGTTACATCTCCCACAACGGCAACATGTTATAATTCCAAACCATATCCATGTCCCTGAATCTGAAAGATCCAAGCTGAGTTTTGGAAGTTTTGATGCTTGTTTTGGAGTAACATCGACCTATGTTGGTGTTCAGGAGAGCGATAAGAGTTCTACACCTTTGTCTGAAACTTCACAGGACGTTGATGAAACTGCAGAGGAACAGGCTTCAAG CAATCAAAATTCATTGGCAACTGCTGAAGAAGGAGATTACACTGATCATCCACCATCACCTACACATGCACCTGAAAATATGTCTGGTGAGGGTGATGTCTCTAGTTCCGTTCCAGAGTATAATGAAAACAAGCAGGAGAATGCATTGTTCTCTGGAGGTCACCAATACTCTGTGGTCCATACATCTCCTAACTACAGTTTTGGTATTGTGCCTCCAATATTATCACCGTTTGAAAACTCTGAATCTCAAGCACGTGAAGTTTCTCGCCTTCCAAGCTTTGTT GTTCAACAACCATTTGATCCAGCAACTTATTATGCCCAATTCTACCGTTCAAGTGTTGATAATGATGGTCGTGTTTCTCCCTTTCCTTCTCCTGGAGTTGCCACAAAATACAATGGAAATGTTGCG GGTGGAAACTCTTTGGTACTGACTACGGCAAGTCCAACTCCTCTAGTGACTCAAGCTGCTGGGCTGATGCAAAGTTCTATCTCTGTGACTCAGCAACCAGTCCCTGTCTACCGCTCACCAGCTGGGGTGCATTTACCACATTATCCTCCAAACTACATTCAGTATGCCCCCTTTTACTCCCCTTTCTATGTTCCTTCTCCTGCCATCCACCAATTTATAAACAATGGCGCATTTCCTCAACAACCTCAAGCTGGTGCTGTTTATCCTTCTGCGCCAGCGGTGCCTACTACAGGAGTCAAATTTTCGCTTCCTCAATTTAAACCTGGAAGTAATACAGCAAATTCTACTCATATTGGAATGCCAAGTGCTTATGGGCCATATGGCTCTTCCCCAGCAGGTTATAATCCCAGTTCTACTGCAACAGCTGGGAACTCAACAACAAATGAGGATCTTGGTGCATCTCAGTTCAAGGAAAGCAATGTCTACATCACCGGGCAGCAG AGTGAAGGTTCAGCTGTATGGATTGCTCCTCCTGGTCGAGACATGTCCAGCCTGCCAGCAAGTTCATTCTATAGCCTTCCCCCTCAGGGTCAGAATGTAACTTTTGCTCCAACACAGGTTGCTCCTGGCTCCTTTGCTGGTATCTATCATCCACAAGCAGTAACGGCAGCAGCTGTTCATCCTCTTCTACAACAGGCTCAGACTATGGCTGGAGCTGTTGATATGGTGGGACCTGCTGCCGGTGTCTATCAGCAGCCTCAACACGCGCAGATGAACTGGCCTAGTAACTATTAA
- the LOC18612509 gene encoding GBF-interacting protein 1-like isoform X1, giving the protein MSGGGFRVSSIPNSVRKTIQNIKEITGNHSEDEIYAMLKECSMDPNETAQRLLLQDPFREVKRKRDRKKESLNNKESAEPRWRSGSQGRGSRGGRGNFSPRYTAPEAGGSKSSGSGRDNGTNQVGEKGSGQSLSTSQETKLKESTLVASPVPVMANGPTGVVAEISSSRSRNAAKQPEENSSVGNNELGTAPSPVDAINKPTIAFGSGDISGQPTASSSDCSTLTIPVSSSAICFSSSDPVLVPSCDSRLPGTLGTIKREVGSHRASTELNVPTDNNLASAATEISSSFMQGKMPGKSSGVVKNSLSESSQPSSTSTYGGSSGSRPSSNYSARSQQILGPQKVGSNKEWKPKPISSNAGQGSGTAGASEVPTISLEANAQSQPVSSILDSEEATSKLQKKLEELHLPQRQHVIIPNHIHVPESERSKLSFGSFDACFGVTSTYVGVQESDKSSTPLSETSQDVDETAEEQASSNQNSLATAEEGDYTDHPPSPTHAPENMSGEGDVSSSVPEYNENKQENALFSGGHQYSVVHTSPNYSFGIVPPILSPFENSESQAREVSRLPSFVVQQPFDPATYYAQFYRSSVDNDGRVSPFPSPGVATKYNGNVAVLPPQTSQSPQEGGNSLVLTTASPTPLVTQAAGLMQSSISVTQQPVPVYRSPAGVHLPHYPPNYIQYAPFYSPFYVPSPAIHQFINNGAFPQQPQAGAVYPSAPAVPTTGVKFSLPQFKPGSNTANSTHIGMPSAYGPYGSSPAGYNPSSTATAGNSTTNEDLGASQFKESNVYITGQQSEGSAVWIAPPGRDMSSLPASSFYSLPPQGQNVTFAPTQVAPGSFAGIYHPQAVTAAAVHPLLQQAQTMAGAVDMVGPAAGVYQQPQHAQMNWPSNY; this is encoded by the exons atGAGCGGTGGGGGGTTTAGGGTTTCATCAATCCCAAACAGCGTGAGGAAAACGATCCAAAACATAAAGGAGATCACGGGTAATCATAGTGAAGATGAGATTTATGCAATGCTTAAAGAATGTTCTATGGATCCCAATGAAACCGCTCAGAGGCTCCTCCTTCAGG ATCCTTTTCGTGAGGTCAAAAGAAAACGTGACAGGAAAAAAGAG AGTTTGAACAACAAAGAGTCTGCAGAGCCTCGGTGGAGATCTGGTTCACAGGGAAGGGGAAGTAGGGGTGGCCGGGGGAACTTCTCTCCTCGTTACACAGCACCTG AGGCTGGTGGCTCCAAGAGTTCTGGTTCTGGGAGAGATAATGGAACCAATCAAGTTGGAGAGAAAGGCAGTGGTCAATCCTTGTCAACCTCTCAGGAGACAAAACTTAAAGAATCTACTCTGGTAGCCAG cCCTGTACCTGTCATGGCCAATGGTCCTACTGGTGTAGTGGCTGAAATCTCCTCTTCACGTTCAAGAAATGCTGCAAAACAACCTGAAGAAAATTCATCCGTTGGCAACAATGAGCTTGGGACTGCACCATCCCCTGTTGATGCAATAAACAAACCCACCATTGCATTTGGAAGTGGGGACATAAGCGGGCAGCCTACAGCAAGCTCTAGTGACTGCTCCACATTGACTATTCCAGTGTCTTCATCAGCAATCTGCTTCTCATCTTCGGACCCTGTACTAGTTCCATCTTGTGATTCTCGGCTCCCTGGCACTTTGGGCACAATCAAACGCGAAGTGGGAAGCCACCGGGCTTCCACTGAACTAAATGTCCCTACTGACAACAATTTAGCTTCTG CAGCTACTGAGATTAGTAGCTCTTTCATGCAAGGAAAGATGCCAGGCAAATCCTCAGGAGTAGTGAAAAATTCGCTGAGTGAGTCTTCCCAACCTTCATCGACATCAACCTATGGTGGTTCTTCAGGGAGTCGGCCGTCATCCAACTATAGTGCCCGCTCACAACAAATACTTGGCCCTCAGAAAG TTGGTTCTAATAAGGAGTGGAAACCTAAGCCAATCAGCTCTAATGCTGGGCAAGGTTCTGGAACAGCTGGTGCATCTGAAGTTCCTACTATTTCACTTGAAGCCAATGCTCAGTCTCAGCCTGTTTCAAGTATTCTTGATTCAGAAGAAGCAACTTCAAAATTGCAGAAGAAGCTGGAAGAGTTACATCTCCCACAACGGCAACATGTTATAATTCCAAACCATATCCATGTCCCTGAATCTGAAAGATCCAAGCTGAGTTTTGGAAGTTTTGATGCTTGTTTTGGAGTAACATCGACCTATGTTGGTGTTCAGGAGAGCGATAAGAGTTCTACACCTTTGTCTGAAACTTCACAGGACGTTGATGAAACTGCAGAGGAACAGGCTTCAAG CAATCAAAATTCATTGGCAACTGCTGAAGAAGGAGATTACACTGATCATCCACCATCACCTACACATGCACCTGAAAATATGTCTGGTGAGGGTGATGTCTCTAGTTCCGTTCCAGAGTATAATGAAAACAAGCAGGAGAATGCATTGTTCTCTGGAGGTCACCAATACTCTGTGGTCCATACATCTCCTAACTACAGTTTTGGTATTGTGCCTCCAATATTATCACCGTTTGAAAACTCTGAATCTCAAGCACGTGAAGTTTCTCGCCTTCCAAGCTTTGTT GTTCAACAACCATTTGATCCAGCAACTTATTATGCCCAATTCTACCGTTCAAGTGTTGATAATGATGGTCGTGTTTCTCCCTTTCCTTCTCCTGGAGTTGCCACAAAATACAATGGAAATGTTGCGGTACTGCCTCCACAGACTTCTCAGTCTCCTCAAGAG GGTGGAAACTCTTTGGTACTGACTACGGCAAGTCCAACTCCTCTAGTGACTCAAGCTGCTGGGCTGATGCAAAGTTCTATCTCTGTGACTCAGCAACCAGTCCCTGTCTACCGCTCACCAGCTGGGGTGCATTTACCACATTATCCTCCAAACTACATTCAGTATGCCCCCTTTTACTCCCCTTTCTATGTTCCTTCTCCTGCCATCCACCAATTTATAAACAATGGCGCATTTCCTCAACAACCTCAAGCTGGTGCTGTTTATCCTTCTGCGCCAGCGGTGCCTACTACAGGAGTCAAATTTTCGCTTCCTCAATTTAAACCTGGAAGTAATACAGCAAATTCTACTCATATTGGAATGCCAAGTGCTTATGGGCCATATGGCTCTTCCCCAGCAGGTTATAATCCCAGTTCTACTGCAACAGCTGGGAACTCAACAACAAATGAGGATCTTGGTGCATCTCAGTTCAAGGAAAGCAATGTCTACATCACCGGGCAGCAG AGTGAAGGTTCAGCTGTATGGATTGCTCCTCCTGGTCGAGACATGTCCAGCCTGCCAGCAAGTTCATTCTATAGCCTTCCCCCTCAGGGTCAGAATGTAACTTTTGCTCCAACACAGGTTGCTCCTGGCTCCTTTGCTGGTATCTATCATCCACAAGCAGTAACGGCAGCAGCTGTTCATCCTCTTCTACAACAGGCTCAGACTATGGCTGGAGCTGTTGATATGGTGGGACCTGCTGCCGGTGTCTATCAGCAGCCTCAACACGCGCAGATGAACTGGCCTAGTAACTATTAA